The Corallococcus exiguus genome includes a window with the following:
- a CDS encoding heparin lyase I family protein, which translates to MVSSDRLQVVTSPVSEGKYALKATVKQGDDPINSSGNRNELVYLSNEKVGSEYWYRWKVMFANDFPSVDAWQLFTQWHHDGCCGSPPVEFFVKGEVIRLTLNDSGTVWSTALKRGAWQEFIFHVKWSPDASVGYVELWHNGVQVLKKTQAKTMFSGQNNYLKLGLYRDDTIKPVGVVYHDGMIQATTRADVFPVVQPDPDPVVDAGTPVDAGTTVDAGSPQDPVFDAGSPVDPDPVVDAGSPQDPDPVVDAGTPVDAGTGTGVKPSPLDEGEGDANFHGGCSASGGSLAAFSLLGLLGLMRARRRRS; encoded by the coding sequence ATGGTGAGTTCGGACCGGCTCCAGGTGGTGACGAGCCCGGTGTCGGAAGGCAAGTACGCGCTCAAGGCCACGGTGAAGCAGGGCGATGATCCCATCAACTCCAGCGGCAACCGCAACGAGCTCGTCTATCTGAGCAACGAGAAGGTGGGTTCGGAGTACTGGTACCGCTGGAAGGTGATGTTCGCGAACGACTTCCCCAGCGTGGACGCGTGGCAGCTCTTCACGCAGTGGCACCACGACGGCTGCTGCGGGTCGCCGCCGGTGGAGTTCTTCGTGAAGGGCGAGGTCATCCGCCTGACGCTGAACGACAGCGGCACGGTGTGGAGCACGGCGCTCAAGCGCGGCGCGTGGCAGGAGTTCATCTTCCACGTGAAGTGGTCCCCGGACGCGTCCGTGGGCTACGTGGAGCTGTGGCACAACGGCGTCCAGGTGCTGAAGAAGACCCAGGCCAAGACGATGTTCTCTGGCCAGAACAACTACCTGAAGCTGGGCCTGTACCGGGACGACACCATCAAGCCGGTGGGCGTCGTCTACCACGACGGCATGATCCAGGCGACGACCCGCGCGGACGTGTTCCCGGTGGTGCAGCCGGATCCGGACCCCGTGGTCGATGCCGGCACGCCGGTGGACGCGGGCACGACCGTGGACGCGGGCTCGCCGCAGGACCCGGTGTTCGACGCGGGCAGCCCGGTGGATCCGGATCCGGTGGTGGACGCGGGCTCGCCGCAGGACCCGGACCCCGTGGTGGACGCGGGCACGCCGGTGGACGCGGGCACGGGCACGGGCGTGAAGCCGTCTCCGCTGGACGAGGGCGAGGGCGACGCCAACTTCCACGGCGGCTGCTCCGCGAGCGGTGGTTCGTTGGCCGCGTTCTCGCTGCTGGGCCTGCTGGGCCTGATGCGGGCTCGCCGTCGCCGGAGCTGA
- a CDS encoding arginine N-succinyltransferase, with the protein MLVLRDVQKTDLPGLKRLAAVLNTVNLPNNEETLEAIIDKSVKSFAGKVKDPFEREYLFVLEDVRNSLIIGTSMIIAQHGTYDAPHIYYEVSEREHYSASLERHLRHKVLSIAYNYEGPTEIGGLVVDPPYRATPDKPGKQLSFVRFLFISMHRRLFRPRVLAELLPPLLPDGRSLLWEACGKKFTGLTYLEADRLSRQNKEFIKELFPASDIYASLFPDRVQKVLGEVGPATRGVQRMLERVGFRYVERIDPFDGGPHFEANTEDISLVRRYRTMKLAEEDFELVGDDVLVAVERESGRNRFRSVRCQARLDNTVIHLPARAKEILEVKPGAKLSVIPFE; encoded by the coding sequence ATGCTCGTACTGCGAGACGTCCAGAAAACCGATTTGCCCGGCCTGAAGCGTCTTGCCGCGGTGCTGAACACGGTCAACCTGCCGAACAACGAAGAGACGCTCGAGGCCATCATCGACAAGTCGGTGAAGAGCTTCGCCGGCAAGGTGAAGGACCCGTTCGAGCGCGAGTACCTCTTCGTGCTGGAGGACGTGCGCAACAGCCTCATCATCGGCACGTCGATGATCATCGCCCAGCACGGCACGTATGACGCGCCGCACATCTATTATGAGGTGAGCGAGCGCGAGCACTACTCGGCCTCGCTGGAGCGGCACCTGCGGCACAAGGTGCTGTCCATCGCGTACAACTACGAGGGCCCCACGGAGATTGGCGGCCTGGTGGTGGACCCGCCCTACCGCGCGACGCCGGACAAGCCCGGCAAGCAGCTGTCCTTCGTGCGCTTCCTCTTCATCTCCATGCACCGGCGGCTGTTCCGGCCGCGCGTGCTGGCGGAGCTCCTGCCGCCGCTGCTCCCGGACGGGCGCAGCCTCCTGTGGGAGGCCTGCGGGAAGAAGTTCACCGGGCTCACCTACCTGGAGGCCGACCGGCTGAGCCGCCAGAACAAGGAGTTCATCAAGGAGCTGTTCCCCGCGTCGGACATCTACGCGTCGCTGTTCCCGGACCGCGTGCAGAAGGTGCTGGGCGAAGTGGGCCCGGCCACGCGCGGCGTGCAGCGGATGCTGGAGCGGGTGGGCTTCCGGTACGTGGAGCGCATCGACCCGTTCGACGGCGGACCGCACTTCGAAGCGAATACGGAGGACATCTCCCTGGTGCGCCGCTACCGCACGATGAAGCTGGCGGAAGAGGACTTCGAATTGGTGGGAGACGACGTGCTGGTCGCCGTCGAGCGCGAATCCGGCCGCAACCGCTTCCGCTCCGTGCGCTGCCAGGCCCGGCTGGACAACACCGTCATCCACCTGCCCGCTCGCGCCAAGGAAATCCTGGAAGTGAAGCCCGGCGCGAAGCTGTCCGTCATTCCGTTCGAGTAG
- a CDS encoding lasso peptide biosynthesis protein encodes MKALLAIAMLALPVNPASTGPEAGNPAPVRTEASRARFIFAWRGVPVGTVTLTLEPGSFTYDSEHLHLRSGRAGVLGRSAVIHVDGRGHITDTDRERDVMPQALWVWRGPPPEGCVEAREELSSPTRIGPHCVTSRGPTRAEGTMLGAAFRATYDREGWLQVLELGDSRFTRATPGERLKPPPELFSDGLPVEGDAPGPLALVAARRDGPRAPSVPRRLEGMTEWTPAAARALSAKVHAAFPDKGPSEADWNRGGEGEAGGCLAHALRYAALARQRGQRVGLVHGLLVVDGGPARPHAWVRVALRGGGTLELDPTSLDPVRPDTHLALALVPPEGPALEAGERWLSLLRGDFRVVRATRTE; translated from the coding sequence ATGAAGGCCCTGCTCGCCATCGCCATGCTGGCGCTCCCTGTAAACCCCGCCAGCACGGGCCCCGAGGCCGGAAACCCGGCGCCGGTCCGCACGGAGGCGTCGCGGGCCCGGTTCATCTTCGCGTGGCGCGGCGTGCCGGTGGGTACGGTCACCCTGACGCTGGAGCCGGGGAGCTTCACGTACGACAGCGAGCACCTGCACCTGCGCTCGGGCCGTGCGGGCGTGCTGGGGCGCTCGGCCGTCATCCACGTGGACGGCAGGGGGCACATCACGGACACCGACCGCGAGCGCGACGTGATGCCCCAGGCGCTCTGGGTATGGCGGGGCCCTCCGCCCGAAGGGTGCGTGGAGGCCCGTGAGGAGCTGTCCTCCCCCACGCGCATCGGTCCTCACTGCGTCACGTCCCGCGGCCCCACGCGCGCCGAGGGCACGATGCTGGGGGCTGCCTTCCGGGCCACCTATGACCGGGAGGGCTGGCTCCAGGTGCTGGAGCTGGGGGACTCGCGCTTCACCCGGGCCACCCCCGGGGAACGGCTGAAGCCGCCACCGGAGCTCTTCTCGGACGGCCTGCCGGTGGAGGGAGACGCCCCGGGGCCCCTGGCGCTCGTCGCGGCTCGGAGGGACGGGCCACGCGCGCCGTCCGTCCCCCGGCGCCTTGAGGGCATGACGGAGTGGACGCCCGCGGCGGCGCGGGCCCTGTCCGCGAAGGTGCACGCCGCCTTCCCGGACAAGGGGCCCTCGGAGGCGGACTGGAACCGGGGCGGGGAGGGCGAGGCCGGAGGCTGCCTGGCCCACGCCCTGCGCTACGCGGCCCTGGCTCGCCAGCGAGGCCAGCGCGTGGGGCTGGTGCACGGGCTGTTGGTGGTGGACGGCGGCCCCGCCCGGCCGCACGCCTGGGTGCGGGTGGCGCTGCGGGGCGGCGGGACGCTGGAGTTGGACCCCACGTCCCTGGACCCCGTGCGCCCGGACACGCACCTGGCGCTGGCGCTGGTGCCGCCAGAGGGCCCCGCCCTGGAGGCCGGGGAGCGCTGGCTGTCGCTTCTGCGCGGAGACTTCCGCGTGGTGCGCGCTACTCGAACGGAATGA